A section of the Methanoregula formicica SMSP genome encodes:
- a CDS encoding flavodoxin family protein yields MKILAIHGSPRTLRSITRQLAQFVLEGAAEAGAETEMIDLCDLKITPCTACEGCSFNGICVFEDDMPALVERMKEADGVVFASPVYIDNVSGQMKIFFDRLADAIHYQLLAGKFGCSVASTHTSGGDAVVAYQNHVLNYLAVVSVGGISVATGGDSYAVDAREADARALGKRLCAAIADGFSDPKQEAEIADNREFFRDIVVENKDMRTEEYERWAQLGWIP; encoded by the coding sequence ATGAAGATCCTTGCCATCCACGGGAGCCCCCGGACGCTCCGGAGCATTACCCGCCAGCTTGCCCAGTTTGTCCTTGAAGGAGCCGCTGAAGCCGGTGCAGAGACAGAGATGATCGATCTCTGCGACCTGAAGATCACGCCCTGCACCGCGTGTGAGGGGTGTTCGTTCAATGGCATCTGCGTGTTCGAAGACGACATGCCGGCGCTCGTAGAGCGGATGAAGGAAGCGGATGGGGTCGTCTTTGCCTCACCTGTGTACATCGACAATGTCTCCGGCCAGATGAAGATCTTCTTCGACCGGCTGGCTGATGCAATCCATTACCAGCTCCTTGCAGGGAAGTTTGGCTGTTCAGTGGCGAGCACACATACATCCGGGGGAGATGCTGTTGTCGCGTACCAGAACCACGTGCTCAATTATCTTGCGGTGGTCTCGGTTGGCGGCATCAGCGTGGCAACCGGTGGCGATTCATATGCTGTGGATGCAAGGGAAGCGGATGCCCGTGCGCTCGGAAAAAGACTCTGCGCTGCAATAGCCGATGGCTTTTCCGATCCAAAGCAGGAAGCGGAGATCGCGGACAACCGGGAATTTTTCCGCGATATTGTTGTGGAGAACAAGGATATGCGCACGGAAGAGTACGAGCGGTGGGCACAGCTGGGATGGATACCGTGA
- a CDS encoding type IV pilin: protein MRSRDDAVSEVAAEILIIVLVLILGAVVAAMLFGVMPYIPKNAYLVTECSYPVMPGYTAIAVHHRAGDSLNFSDTNIASFPAEIRVDTSAGSSRAVPDSSAALFRAGDTIFLYNTGTGFRMTKDLTGISAVPLPAGDMKVRLIDTTATIMIGECSRLQSQATGTPTATATATSTISPTGTTSATPTASPTISPTGTATQTPTPTATATATATPTPDPTKRTVNVSWSPPGLGDVTLLPSTPLLSGQSVTVTVGSSPSFTFTPRNKKYVASIQLDGTTVYTGTAVNTPVTYTIPPIAANHVLTASFR from the coding sequence ATGCGTTCCCGGGACGATGCTGTCAGCGAAGTTGCCGCCGAGATCCTGATTATCGTCCTTGTGCTCATCCTTGGCGCCGTTGTTGCAGCAATGCTCTTTGGCGTCATGCCCTATATCCCGAAGAACGCGTATCTTGTCACGGAGTGCTCCTACCCGGTCATGCCCGGGTATACCGCAATCGCCGTCCACCACCGCGCCGGAGATTCGCTGAACTTCTCCGATACCAACATTGCATCGTTTCCCGCCGAGATCCGTGTCGATACCTCTGCCGGATCGTCACGTGCAGTTCCCGACTCCTCCGCCGCGCTCTTCCGGGCCGGTGATACGATTTTTCTCTATAACACCGGCACCGGGTTCCGGATGACGAAAGACCTTACCGGCATTTCAGCTGTCCCGCTCCCTGCCGGGGATATGAAGGTCCGCCTCATCGATACGACAGCAACTATTATGATCGGTGAGTGTTCCCGCCTTCAGTCCCAGGCCACGGGCACACCCACTGCCACCGCCACGGCAACGTCAACGATCTCGCCAACCGGCACAACATCCGCGACACCCACTGCAAGTCCCACGATCTCGCCAACCGGGACTGCCACACAGACTCCCACACCAACGGCCACTGCCACCGCCACGGCAACGCCGACCCCCGATCCCACAAAGCGTACCGTGAACGTAAGCTGGTCCCCACCTGGACTGGGTGATGTCACGCTGTTACCATCAACCCCACTTCTAAGCGGCCAGAGTGTCACCGTTACTGTCGGGAGCAGTCCTTCGTTCACCTTCACGCCCCGCAACAAGAAGTACGTTGCATCGATCCAGCTTGACGGGACAACAGTCTATACTGGCACGGCCGTGAATACACCGGTTACGTACACGATCCCCCCGATCGCTGCGAACCATGTCCTGACAGCCTCCTTCCGGTAG